The following coding sequences lie in one Pelobacter seleniigenes DSM 18267 genomic window:
- the lptG gene encoding LPS export ABC transporter permease LptG codes for MKIIDRFLLSHFIRILVLCTASFIGIYLLIDFFEKVNDFIDHQATLGDYLSYLGNSIPFILVQILPLAILTAMVLTLGGLGRTNETTAMRACGISIWHIVQPLMTLILGLSLLVLVLNEMVVPWNTQQLNDLLEVKLKGKQKTELTRNEIWYRHGDRIINIKVAHPHNKRLEGVTVFFFSKDHKLVRRIDAPKVEYEQGRWLADQAVDRNFAATSGDLLQTSPPEQLALPLGRSPVDFLERENPNSEQNFVKLRSIAHKLEREGYDATRQRVDMHNRLTKPFTCLIMGFLGIPFALQRGRKSNIALGIGISLGTGVCYFILQSLVTAFGYAGAIPPLVAAWAANVIFLLFGIWLLLNVKQ; via the coding sequence ATGAAAATTATCGATCGCTTTTTGCTCAGTCACTTCATCCGCATCTTAGTGTTATGCACGGCCTCTTTTATCGGCATTTACCTGCTCATCGATTTTTTTGAAAAGGTCAATGATTTCATCGACCATCAGGCGACCCTGGGCGATTATCTGTCCTACCTTGGCAACAGCATTCCGTTTATTTTAGTACAGATTTTGCCCTTGGCCATTCTCACCGCCATGGTGCTGACCCTCGGCGGCCTGGGCCGAACCAATGAAACCACGGCCATGCGCGCCTGCGGGATCAGCATCTGGCATATCGTTCAACCCCTGATGACCCTGATTCTGGGCTTGTCTCTCCTCGTGCTCGTCCTCAATGAGATGGTCGTCCCCTGGAATACCCAACAGCTGAACGACTTGCTGGAAGTCAAACTGAAAGGGAAGCAGAAGACCGAGCTGACCCGTAACGAAATCTGGTACCGCCACGGCGACAGGATCATCAATATCAAGGTTGCTCACCCGCACAACAAGCGGCTCGAAGGGGTGACAGTCTTTTTCTTTTCCAAAGACCACAAACTGGTTCGCCGGATCGATGCGCCAAAGGTTGAATATGAGCAGGGACGCTGGTTGGCTGATCAGGCGGTCGACAGAAATTTTGCAGCAACCAGTGGCGACCTGCTCCAGACCTCGCCCCCGGAGCAGTTGGCTTTGCCACTGGGACGCAGCCCGGTGGATTTTCTTGAGCGGGAAAACCCCAACAGCGAGCAGAACTTTGTAAAGTTGCGCTCCATCGCCCATAAGCTGGAGCGGGAAGGTTATGATGCGACACGCCAGCGGGTTGATATGCATAACCGCCTGACAAAACCGTTCACCTGCCTGATTATGGGATTTCTCGGCATCCCGTTTGCCCTTCAGCGTGGCCGCAAAAGCAATATCGCCTTGGGGATAGGGATCAGCCTTGGCACCGGGGTCTGCTATTTCATCCTGCAGTCCCTGGTCACCGCCTTTGGCTATGCGGGGGCGATTCCGCCACTGGTCGCCGCCTGGGCCGCAAACGTCATCTTTTTATTATTCGGGATCTGGCTGCTGCTCAACGTCAAGCAATAA
- the lptF gene encoding LPS export ABC transporter permease LptF, which produces MSTMRIHRYILREISAPALLSLLIFSFVLLMGRIPRLTELVINKGVPLTQIVKLFGFLLPTFLSITVPLSFLLAILLAFGRLSADSEFIALKASGVSLYNLVKPVVALAVLFSLLTGLMTLYIEPASKTAFKGMLFQIASGSAGLAITPGVFNDAFDGIVLFTHGMDEKNGIMQDIFISDEREGEVPATIIARQGRLISNPAKMAMTLRLTDGTIHREPRDSQHTTYQIVRFSNYDINLDVAGQLNDQERRRSRGELSWGELSSTLNSTQDPKTRLRLEVEKHQRVVIAFAPLVLVLVGIPLGLQSQRSGKGAGFSLALIVFLVYYILLSFAGTIAEKGVLPAALILWLPNICFFVGGLYFLHRTAIERPLQLFASPLLLLHKLLRLFKRSGAGQ; this is translated from the coding sequence ATGTCAACCATGCGAATTCATCGATATATACTCCGAGAAATTTCGGCGCCAGCGCTGTTAAGCCTGTTGATTTTCAGTTTTGTGCTGCTGATGGGCCGGATCCCCCGCCTGACCGAACTGGTCATCAACAAAGGGGTCCCCCTGACCCAGATCGTCAAGCTGTTCGGATTTTTGCTGCCGACTTTTTTAAGCATTACCGTTCCGCTATCCTTTCTGCTGGCGATCCTGCTTGCTTTCGGACGGCTCTCGGCCGACAGCGAGTTCATCGCGCTGAAAGCGTCCGGAGTCAGTCTTTACAACCTGGTTAAGCCGGTAGTCGCGCTAGCGGTGCTCTTTTCCCTGCTGACCGGGCTGATGACCCTCTACATTGAGCCGGCCAGCAAGACCGCGTTTAAGGGCATGCTGTTCCAGATCGCTTCCGGATCAGCTGGGCTGGCCATCACTCCCGGGGTTTTTAACGATGCTTTTGACGGCATCGTCCTGTTTACCCATGGGATGGATGAAAAGAATGGTATCATGCAGGATATTTTCATTTCCGATGAACGTGAAGGGGAAGTCCCGGCCACGATTATCGCCCGCCAGGGTCGGCTGATCAGCAACCCCGCAAAAATGGCCATGACTTTACGGCTGACCGATGGCACCATTCATCGCGAGCCCCGTGATTCTCAGCATACCACCTACCAAATCGTCCGCTTTTCAAATTATGATATCAACCTGGACGTCGCCGGCCAGTTGAATGACCAGGAACGCCGGCGATCTCGCGGCGAACTGTCCTGGGGTGAACTGTCCTCGACCCTGAATAGCACTCAAGACCCAAAAACCCGACTCCGCCTGGAGGTCGAAAAACACCAGCGGGTGGTCATCGCTTTTGCGCCCCTGGTACTGGTTCTGGTGGGGATTCCTTTAGGCCTGCAGTCGCAGCGTTCCGGCAAAGGAGCAGGTTTTTCCCTGGCCCTGATCGTATTTCTGGTTTATTACATTTTGCTCAGTTTTGCCGGTACCATCGCAGAGAAAGGGGTTCTTCCGGCAGCGCTGATCCTCTGGTTGCCGAACATCTGCTTCTTCGTCGGTGGACTCTACTTTCTGCACCGCACTGCGATTGAGAGGCCATTGCAGCTTTTTGCCAGTCCGCTTTTGCTCCTGCATAAATTGCTGAGGCTCTTCAAGCGCAGCGGAGCAGGCCAATGA
- the rpsB gene encoding 30S ribosomal protein S2 yields the protein MAQITMKQMLEAGVHFGHQTKRWNPKMKPYIFGARNGIYIVDLQKTVRYFKTAYQFIQDTVASGEKVLFVGTKKQAQDAIREESLRADQYFVNNRWLGGMLTNFTTIKASIDRLKKIEAMVADGTIDQYTKKEALQLEREREKLEKNLGGIKNMGKLPGAVFIIDPKKEAIAVQEANKLGIPVVAVVDTNCDPDNIDYVIPGNDDAIRAIRLFAAKISEACMEGAQQRKDAKQTEAEGRDEKIEEPAIAAAVVAEAPVAEEVKAEED from the coding sequence ATGGCCCAGATTACCATGAAACAAATGCTCGAAGCCGGTGTTCACTTCGGACACCAGACCAAACGCTGGAATCCCAAAATGAAGCCCTATATCTTTGGCGCTCGGAACGGGATTTACATCGTTGACCTGCAGAAAACGGTCCGTTATTTCAAGACGGCTTACCAGTTCATCCAGGATACCGTTGCCAGCGGCGAAAAGGTTCTTTTTGTTGGCACCAAAAAACAGGCCCAGGATGCCATTCGGGAAGAGTCCCTGCGGGCAGATCAGTACTTTGTCAACAATCGTTGGCTGGGCGGGATGCTGACCAACTTTACCACGATCAAAGCCAGCATCGATCGGCTGAAAAAAATCGAAGCCATGGTCGCCGACGGCACCATCGATCAATACACCAAAAAAGAGGCTCTGCAGCTTGAGCGCGAACGTGAGAAGCTGGAGAAAAACCTTGGCGGGATCAAGAATATGGGAAAACTGCCGGGTGCAGTGTTCATTATCGATCCCAAAAAAGAGGCCATTGCCGTCCAGGAAGCCAATAAGCTGGGTATCCCGGTTGTCGCTGTTGTCGATACCAACTGTGACCCGGACAATATCGATTACGTGATCCCCGGCAATGATGATGCCATCCGGGCTATTCGCCTGTTTGCCGCCAAAATTTCCGAGGCATGTATGGAAGGGGCCCAGCAGCGCAAGGATGCCAAGCAGACCGAGGCCGAAGGCCGCGATGAAAAAATCGAAGAGCCGGCAATTGCGGCAGCGGTTGTGGCCGAAGCTCCGGTTGCTGAGGAAGTCAAAGCTGAAGAAGACTGA
- the tsf gene encoding translation elongation factor Ts, which translates to MVSITAAMVSELRKKTGAGMMDCKKALTETAGNMDEAVDFLRKKGLSAAAKKSGRVAAEGAVAAIADGAVGAIVEVNAETDFVAKNDAFQSFVANVSEVILANEVADVEALKALPYPGTERNVGDELTHQIATIGENMSLRRLARVDAGAGVVAAYVHGAGKIGVLVEFKTDSADDKLAELGKQIAMHVAAAAPQYLDRNAVPAEVVEKEKEIMRVKALESGKPENIVDKIILGQINKFYGEVCLLEQAFVIDPDQKVGKIVEALGKELGTTITLNSFVRFQLGEGIEKREDDFAAEVAALSK; encoded by the coding sequence ATCGTGAGTATAACTGCAGCAATGGTCTCCGAGTTGCGTAAGAAAACCGGAGCGGGGATGATGGATTGTAAGAAAGCATTGACTGAAACCGCCGGGAATATGGACGAGGCTGTCGATTTCCTGCGTAAAAAAGGCCTCTCCGCCGCCGCGAAAAAATCCGGTCGCGTGGCTGCCGAAGGTGCGGTCGCCGCAATTGCTGACGGAGCCGTCGGGGCGATTGTCGAAGTTAACGCTGAAACTGATTTTGTCGCCAAAAACGATGCCTTCCAATCCTTTGTCGCCAATGTCAGTGAGGTCATCCTGGCCAACGAAGTTGCTGATGTTGAAGCTCTGAAGGCCCTTCCTTACCCGGGCACCGAGCGTAATGTCGGGGATGAACTGACCCATCAGATTGCCACCATCGGCGAAAATATGAGCCTGCGCCGCCTGGCTCGCGTGGATGCCGGAGCCGGCGTTGTTGCCGCCTATGTCCATGGGGCCGGGAAAATCGGTGTTCTGGTTGAATTCAAGACTGATTCCGCTGATGACAAGCTGGCTGAACTTGGCAAACAGATTGCCATGCATGTCGCCGCGGCCGCTCCGCAGTACCTCGATCGGAACGCTGTTCCGGCGGAGGTTGTTGAAAAAGAAAAGGAAATTATGCGGGTTAAGGCACTGGAAAGCGGTAAGCCGGAAAATATCGTCGATAAAATCATTCTTGGCCAGATCAACAAGTTTTACGGTGAAGTCTGCCTGCTTGAGCAAGCTTTTGTGATCGATCCCGATCAGAAGGTCGGTAAGATTGTCGAAGCACTGGGGAAAGAACTCGGCACCACGATTACCCTGAACAGCTTTGTGCGGTTCCAGCTGGGTGAGGGGATCGAGAAAAGAGAAGATGATTTTGCGGCTGAAGTTGCTGCTTTAAGCAAGTAA
- the pyrH gene encoding UMP kinase — protein MATVKYRRILLKLSGEALAGEQGYGIDPQVITGIATEIKEVVALGVEVALVIGGGNIFRGLAASSKGMDRASADYMGMLATVMNSLAMQDALEKQGVNTRVQSAIEMQQIAEPYIRRRAVRHLEKGRVVIFSAGTGNPYFTTDTAASLRAMEINAEVILKATKVDGVYSSDPKKNSDAVKLPVLTYLEVLQQGLQVMDATATSLCMDNNLPMIIFDMTSRDNIKKVVLGEKIGTIVKGGDENG, from the coding sequence GTGGCAACGGTCAAATATCGAAGAATATTGTTGAAGCTCAGCGGCGAGGCTCTCGCCGGTGAGCAGGGCTACGGCATTGATCCGCAGGTTATTACCGGAATCGCCACGGAAATCAAAGAAGTGGTTGCGCTCGGGGTCGAGGTTGCATTGGTCATCGGGGGGGGCAATATCTTCAGAGGGCTCGCCGCGTCGTCAAAAGGGATGGATCGGGCCAGCGCCGATTACATGGGGATGCTGGCCACCGTGATGAACAGCTTGGCGATGCAGGACGCGCTGGAAAAACAAGGGGTGAATACCCGGGTCCAGTCGGCTATCGAGATGCAGCAGATTGCCGAACCTTATATCCGTCGTCGAGCCGTCCGCCATCTTGAAAAAGGACGGGTGGTTATTTTCAGTGCCGGCACCGGAAATCCGTATTTCACGACAGATACCGCTGCCAGCTTGCGGGCCATGGAGATCAACGCCGAGGTTATCCTTAAAGCAACCAAGGTTGACGGGGTTTATTCATCCGATCCTAAGAAAAACAGTGATGCCGTCAAATTGCCGGTCCTGACGTACCTTGAGGTCTTGCAGCAAGGGCTGCAGGTTATGGATGCGACGGCAACTTCACTCTGTATGGACAATAATCTGCCGATGATTATTTTCGACATGACCAGCCGAGACAATATTAAAAAAGTCGTTTTGGGAGAAAAGATCGGAACGATTGTCAAGGGAGGCGACGAAAATGGTTGA
- the frr gene encoding ribosome recycling factor: MVDEVLNETRFAMDKAVKSLKRDMTKVRTGRASVSLLDDVRVEYYGVPTPLSQVATLSAPEPRLITVQPWEKNLIPEIEKALFKADLGLTPSSDGQLIRLPVPALTEERRREMVKIIKRMAEEAKISVRNARRDANDNLKMLEKEKEITEDDLKRSEKDVQQLTDQFVELIDSVVQKKEQEVMEV, translated from the coding sequence ATGGTTGATGAAGTTCTTAACGAGACCCGTTTCGCCATGGATAAGGCGGTTAAATCCCTGAAACGGGATATGACCAAGGTACGTACCGGGCGAGCCAGTGTTTCTTTGCTTGATGATGTCAGGGTCGAGTATTACGGCGTGCCGACCCCACTCAGCCAAGTGGCGACGCTATCGGCACCTGAACCGCGTCTGATCACGGTCCAGCCTTGGGAAAAGAACCTGATCCCGGAAATCGAAAAGGCTCTTTTTAAGGCAGATCTGGGGCTGACCCCTTCTTCGGATGGGCAGTTGATTCGCCTCCCCGTTCCGGCGCTGACTGAAGAGCGGCGGCGGGAAATGGTGAAAATCATTAAGCGGATGGCCGAGGAAGCTAAAATCTCGGTGCGTAATGCACGACGGGATGCCAACGATAACCTTAAGATGCTCGAAAAGGAAAAAGAAATCACGGAAGATGATTTGAAACGCAGCGAAAAGGACGTGCAACAACTGACTGACCAATTCGTTGAACTCATCGACTCCGTGGTCCAGAAAAAAGAGCAGGAGGTTATGGAGGTCTGA
- a CDS encoding 4Fe-4S binding protein translates to MALKINEECIGCGTCVDSCPIGAIVEAGELYSITDECTECRACVDSCPVNAVID, encoded by the coding sequence ATGGCTCTTAAAATTAATGAAGAGTGCATCGGTTGTGGTACCTGCGTGGATAGCTGCCCGATTGGGGCGATCGTTGAAGCGGGAGAGCTTTATTCCATAACTGACGAATGTACTGAATGTCGGGCTTGTGTTGACAGCTGCCCGGTGAATGCTGTCATTGATTGA
- a CDS encoding isoprenyl transferase, which produces MSDCIELMHTAPLRHLAVIMDGNGRWAKQRGLPRIAGHRQGVEAVTVIVDACLLQGIDVLSLYAFSSENWGRPQDEVDALMELLLQFLALQQNKMLAKGISLRVIGDTSRMSPSLQTALKEAEAKTAGGKRMTLVLALSYGGRDEILRAVKKASRQVCQGELDPDKLDCCTFSGFLDTADIPDPDLLIRTSGEMRISNFLLWQLAYAELYFTDVLWPDFGADDLQHALDDYRQRKRRFGLTDEQLHEP; this is translated from the coding sequence ATGTCGGATTGTATAGAATTGATGCATACAGCGCCTCTAAGACACCTTGCTGTTATCATGGATGGTAACGGACGCTGGGCTAAACAACGAGGCCTGCCCAGGATAGCAGGGCATCGGCAAGGGGTGGAAGCGGTTACGGTCATTGTCGACGCCTGTTTGTTGCAGGGGATTGATGTTTTAAGTCTGTATGCTTTTAGCTCGGAAAACTGGGGGCGGCCCCAGGATGAAGTCGATGCGTTAATGGAGTTACTGCTGCAGTTCCTGGCATTGCAGCAAAACAAGATGCTTGCCAAGGGCATCAGTCTGCGGGTTATCGGCGATACCAGTCGGATGTCCCCATCACTCCAAACGGCTTTGAAAGAAGCCGAGGCCAAGACGGCCGGTGGCAAACGGATGACCTTGGTGCTGGCATTATCTTACGGCGGCAGGGATGAAATTCTGCGCGCGGTCAAAAAGGCTTCGCGACAGGTTTGTCAGGGGGAACTTGATCCGGATAAACTGGATTGCTGCACGTTTTCCGGTTTTCTCGACACGGCCGATATTCCGGATCCTGACCTGTTGATCCGTACCAGCGGCGAGATGAGGATCAGCAACTTCCTGCTTTGGCAGCTCGCCTATGCGGAACTCTATTTCACTGATGTGCTTTGGCCCGATTTCGGAGCGGATGACCTGCAGCATGCACTGGACGACTATCGCCAGCGCAAACGTCGCTTCGGGTTGACCGACGAACAGCTTCACGAACCTTGA
- a CDS encoding phosphatidate cytidylyltransferase: MTIKQRILTALVLLPLLILLLGFASPMVFSVFLTLVLFVSLLEYNKMGLAGEHGLEQWLSAAAGAAVVPVLALNQPELLVPLYTGLYLVLALLFLFRLPPIEETHHRLGWLVSGTVYLPLLIGHLVPLHQLAYGKQWIFLLLIAVMACDSMAYFIGRKFGKRKLYPAVSPNKSIEGAYGGILGAVLGVLFAKLFFLQAIGWFGVLGIGVALGVFGQLGDLFESLLKRACRVKDSGTMIPGHGGLLDRLDSLLFVFPLVYYIAKYGYGG, from the coding sequence TTGACGATTAAACAGCGCATTCTGACAGCTCTTGTGCTTCTGCCTCTGCTGATCCTCCTGTTAGGTTTTGCCAGTCCCATGGTTTTCAGCGTTTTTCTGACCTTGGTCCTGTTTGTTAGTTTGTTGGAATATAACAAAATGGGATTGGCCGGGGAACATGGCCTCGAACAATGGCTCAGTGCTGCGGCTGGAGCTGCGGTTGTGCCGGTATTGGCCTTGAACCAGCCGGAGTTGCTGGTGCCGTTGTACACCGGCCTGTATCTGGTTCTGGCGTTGCTGTTCCTGTTTCGTCTGCCACCCATTGAAGAGACTCACCACCGCTTGGGCTGGCTCGTCTCCGGGACGGTTTACCTGCCATTGCTGATCGGTCATCTGGTGCCGCTACACCAGCTTGCTTATGGGAAACAATGGATCTTCTTGCTGCTTATCGCAGTGATGGCCTGTGATTCGATGGCTTATTTCATTGGTCGGAAGTTCGGTAAGCGCAAACTTTACCCGGCTGTAAGTCCAAATAAGAGCATTGAAGGAGCATACGGCGGGATTCTGGGCGCAGTCCTGGGGGTTTTGTTTGCAAAATTGTTTTTCCTGCAGGCCATCGGCTGGTTCGGCGTTCTCGGGATCGGCGTCGCCCTGGGCGTTTTCGGCCAACTGGGCGACCTCTTCGAATCTCTTCTCAAGCGGGCCTGCAGGGTCAAGGATTCCGGTACCATGATTCCGGGACACGGTGGACTGCTGGACCGCCTGGACAGTTTATTGTTTGTTTTTCCCCTCGTTTACTATATTGCCAAATATGGTTACGGAGGCTAG
- a CDS encoding 1-deoxy-D-xylulose-5-phosphate reductoisomerase yields MKNISLLGSTGSIGVSTLEIIKSFPHHYRVVALAAGKNVDLLLQQIEVFQPEVVAVVAEEDADYLASKLHDHGIEVGFGVAGMIRCATLAAADMVVAAIVGAAGLEPTLAAIQAGKDVALANKETLVMAGGLIMAEVRRQGIKLIPVDSEHSAIFQSLSGQRHTDVRRLILTASGGPFRDLEREKFGEITPSSALAHPNWAMGRKISIDSATMMNKGLEVIEAHWLFGIPAEQIAVHIHPESIVHSLVEYHDGALLAQLGIPDMKTPIAYALSWPERLPLEQPPLDLCAMSRLTFSHPDRERFPCLRLAYEALAEGGTLPAVMNAANEIAVEAFLANRLDFVGIPVLIEQVMKRHQIQAASSVDSVLQADDWSRNEAKRMLSGGQA; encoded by the coding sequence TTGAAGAACATATCGTTGCTCGGATCCACCGGCTCTATCGGAGTCAGTACCCTCGAAATTATCAAGTCCTTTCCCCACCATTATCGGGTGGTCGCCTTGGCGGCCGGCAAAAATGTCGATCTGTTGCTGCAGCAGATCGAGGTCTTTCAACCTGAAGTTGTCGCCGTTGTTGCTGAAGAAGACGCGGATTATTTAGCCTCCAAACTACATGACCATGGGATTGAGGTCGGGTTTGGCGTGGCCGGGATGATTCGCTGTGCAACTCTGGCTGCTGCGGACATGGTGGTTGCGGCGATTGTCGGCGCGGCTGGACTGGAGCCCACTTTAGCCGCAATTCAGGCAGGTAAAGATGTTGCTCTGGCCAATAAGGAAACCCTGGTCATGGCCGGCGGGCTGATCATGGCCGAAGTCCGGCGCCAGGGGATTAAGCTGATCCCTGTCGACAGCGAACATTCGGCTATCTTTCAGTCGCTGAGCGGACAGCGTCACACTGATGTCCGACGCTTGATCCTGACCGCCTCCGGAGGTCCGTTCCGCGATTTGGAACGGGAGAAGTTTGGTGAAATTACCCCGAGCAGCGCTTTGGCCCATCCAAATTGGGCGATGGGGCGGAAAATATCCATCGATTCGGCTACAATGATGAATAAGGGGCTGGAGGTCATCGAGGCGCATTGGCTGTTCGGAATTCCTGCAGAGCAGATTGCCGTGCATATTCATCCGGAAAGTATCGTCCATTCCCTGGTTGAGTATCACGATGGTGCTTTGCTGGCTCAATTGGGAATTCCCGATATGAAGACCCCGATCGCTTATGCCCTGTCCTGGCCTGAGCGGCTGCCTCTGGAACAGCCCCCCCTTGACCTGTGTGCCATGAGCCGCTTAACATTTTCCCATCCGGATCGGGAGCGGTTTCCCTGCCTGAGGCTGGCCTATGAAGCTTTGGCCGAAGGAGGAACCCTGCCAGCGGTTATGAATGCCGCCAATGAGATTGCGGTCGAGGCTTTTCTTGCCAACCGCCTTGATTTTGTCGGCATCCCGGTGCTGATTGAACAGGTTATGAAGCGTCATCAGATTCAGGCGGCTTCCTCGGTCGACAGTGTGCTGCAGGCCGATGACTGGAGTCGTAACGAAGCTAAACGAATGTTAAGTGGAGGACAGGCATGA
- the rseP gene encoding RIP metalloprotease RseP yields MTTVIAGILMLGVLVFVHELGHFVVAKLCGVKVLKFSLGFGPRLVSRKKGETEYQICIIPLGGYVQMLGEGGGEQGEDAELTPAEAARSFAHKPVSKRLAIVLAGPAMNLLLPLLILPVSFMVGVQVPSYFDQPACIGYVVPDSNAATAGFVGGDCVVGLNGQAIHSWNEANKAFVSQAGDSLHFRIERNGQTRTIEIPAENDSLEGMQALGLLPTQEARVGAMAADMPAAQAGLQRGDLILAIDGHKVFSWYDLRGIIQQVGKQKVPVLLERGGKQSVVEVTPQQRAGEGEYLLGIAPLQSFQLKHFGFAASIKEGAKRTWELIDLTVVFVQKLFTGNVSAKNIGGPITVVQIAGQAAQTDLASILSVLAFISIQLGILNLLPIPILDGGHILFYSIELILRRPVSIRAREMAQQVGMAMLLMLMVLAFYNDIVRLWG; encoded by the coding sequence ATGACCACCGTTATTGCCGGAATCCTGATGCTAGGGGTGCTGGTTTTTGTTCATGAACTCGGACACTTTGTCGTTGCCAAACTGTGCGGAGTTAAAGTCCTGAAGTTTTCTCTGGGCTTCGGGCCCAGATTGGTGTCCCGGAAAAAGGGGGAGACGGAGTATCAAATCTGTATTATTCCGTTGGGCGGCTATGTGCAGATGCTTGGCGAAGGGGGCGGCGAGCAGGGTGAGGATGCCGAACTGACGCCAGCTGAGGCGGCCCGTTCCTTTGCCCATAAACCGGTTTCGAAGCGGTTGGCGATTGTTCTTGCCGGTCCGGCGATGAACTTGCTGCTGCCGCTGTTGATTCTGCCGGTGAGCTTTATGGTCGGGGTTCAGGTTCCCAGCTATTTTGATCAGCCCGCCTGTATCGGTTATGTTGTCCCGGATTCTAATGCTGCCACCGCCGGTTTTGTCGGCGGCGATTGTGTGGTGGGTCTGAATGGGCAGGCGATCCACAGCTGGAATGAAGCGAACAAGGCGTTTGTGAGCCAAGCCGGTGATTCTTTGCATTTCCGCATCGAGCGTAACGGCCAGACCCGGACCATTGAAATTCCCGCTGAAAATGACAGCCTGGAGGGAATGCAGGCGCTCGGGCTATTGCCGACTCAGGAAGCGCGGGTCGGAGCCATGGCTGCGGATATGCCTGCGGCACAGGCCGGGTTGCAGCGTGGTGACCTGATTCTGGCGATTGACGGACATAAGGTTTTTTCCTGGTACGATTTAAGAGGGATTATTCAGCAGGTCGGCAAGCAAAAGGTTCCGGTTTTGCTGGAGCGTGGAGGAAAACAGAGTGTTGTCGAGGTGACTCCGCAACAGCGGGCAGGGGAGGGGGAATACCTGCTCGGCATCGCTCCGTTGCAAAGTTTCCAATTGAAGCATTTCGGGTTTGCTGCCTCTATCAAAGAGGGGGCCAAGCGCACCTGGGAACTGATTGACCTGACAGTGGTTTTTGTGCAGAAGCTTTTCACCGGGAATGTCTCCGCCAAGAACATCGGCGGCCCGATCACCGTGGTTCAGATTGCCGGACAGGCTGCGCAGACCGACCTCGCGTCAATTCTGTCGGTGTTGGCTTTTATTTCCATTCAGCTCGGAATTCTTAACCTGTTGCCGATTCCGATTCTGGACGGCGGACATATCCTTTTTTACAGTATTGAGCTGATTTTACGTAGGCCTGTCTCCATCAGAGCACGCGAGATGGCGCAACAGGTCGGAATGGCCATGCTGCTGATGTTGATGGTCTTGGCATTTTATAATGACATTGTACGGCTTTGGGGATGA
- the tsaB gene encoding tRNA (adenosine(37)-N6)-threonylcarbamoyltransferase complex dimerization subunit type 1 TsaB: MNKDFSHTRILALDTASLTGSVALCQGETLVAESLLNVRSTHSEKLLGQIDLLLGEAGWDLADLDLLAAVTGPGSFTGLRIGLATLKGLGQVLDKSVVPVSALQVAALGAPLATVPVCAFLDARKKEVYTQLFDTLTGSPIAIDQPRVLPPRVLLEKLPGRVVLVGDGVSLYHDLIIDCLGERAVLPPAPAHQRHAFQAAWLALQAFKDGAVGSAAELQPTYIRPSDAELNLPAKPASVV; this comes from the coding sequence ATGAATAAAGATTTTTCACACACCAGAATCCTGGCTTTGGACACGGCTTCATTGACGGGCAGCGTGGCTTTGTGCCAGGGCGAAACCCTGGTCGCAGAATCCTTACTGAATGTACGCAGCACCCATAGTGAAAAACTGCTTGGGCAAATTGATTTGCTGCTGGGCGAAGCCGGTTGGGATCTTGCTGACCTCGATCTGCTCGCTGCAGTAACCGGACCCGGGTCCTTTACCGGGTTGCGTATCGGTTTGGCAACCCTCAAAGGGTTGGGGCAGGTTCTCGATAAATCGGTTGTTCCGGTTTCGGCATTGCAGGTCGCTGCGTTGGGTGCTCCTTTGGCCACAGTCCCGGTCTGTGCTTTTTTGGATGCCCGCAAAAAAGAAGTTTACACCCAGCTGTTCGATACCCTGACCGGCTCGCCGATTGCCATCGACCAGCCACGGGTCCTCCCGCCGCGCGTCCTGCTGGAAAAATTGCCGGGGCGGGTTGTTCTGGTCGGTGACGGGGTTTCCCTGTACCACGATCTGATTATTGATTGTCTGGGGGAAAGAGCGGTGCTGCCACCTGCTCCCGCTCATCAGCGGCATGCTTTTCAAGCGGCCTGGTTGGCCCTCCAGGCCTTCAAAGACGGCGCCGTAGGCAGTGCTGCCGAATTGCAGCCGACCTATATCCGTCCTTCCGATGCCGAATTAAACCTTCCCGCTAAGCCAGCTTCGGTTGTTTAA